A window of the Glaciimonas sp. CA11.2 genome harbors these coding sequences:
- the rsmH gene encoding 16S rRNA (cytosine(1402)-N(4))-methyltransferase RsmH, which translates to MTEQSVPEFQHRTVLLDEAVEALNIVGPRADGVYVDGTFGRGGHSRKILESLGPMGRLIAFDKDPQAIATANTITDPRFEIVHDSFATMAEALRDRHIAQVDGVLLDLGISSPQVDDASRGFSFRADGPLDMRMDTTRGMSAAAWLAIADEQTIGKVVRDYGEERFAVQIAKAIVAGRAVQPISTTRQLAAIVANAVKTREKGKDPATRTFQAIRIYINKELEELKIVLDQAFEQMSLQGRLVVISFHSLEDRIVKQYMASKAKLPQPDRRLPILAVDLPQPQLKLVSRVKPSDAEVTANPRSRSAIMRVGERLASSAKSGLMTGDQS; encoded by the coding sequence ATGACTGAACAATCGGTGCCCGAATTCCAGCACCGCACGGTGTTGCTGGATGAGGCTGTAGAAGCATTAAACATTGTTGGACCACGTGCCGATGGCGTGTATGTCGACGGTACCTTTGGCCGTGGTGGACATAGCCGCAAAATTTTAGAAAGCCTTGGACCGATGGGGCGTCTGATTGCGTTCGATAAGGATCCGCAAGCAATTGCGACCGCGAACACCATCACCGACCCGCGATTTGAGATCGTACATGACAGTTTTGCGACGATGGCTGAAGCGTTGCGGGATCGTCATATTGCGCAGGTAGATGGTGTATTGCTAGACCTCGGTATTTCTTCGCCGCAAGTTGATGATGCAAGTCGGGGATTTAGTTTTCGCGCCGATGGACCGCTGGATATGCGTATGGATACCACGCGAGGCATGTCTGCAGCGGCGTGGCTGGCGATAGCGGATGAACAAACAATTGGAAAGGTAGTGCGTGATTATGGGGAAGAACGGTTTGCTGTTCAGATTGCAAAGGCGATTGTTGCTGGCAGGGCAGTCCAGCCAATTTCAACCACACGACAGCTTGCCGCGATCGTGGCAAACGCTGTCAAAACCCGCGAGAAGGGCAAAGACCCGGCCACTCGCACATTTCAAGCTATCCGGATTTACATCAATAAAGAGCTTGAAGAACTCAAAATAGTGTTGGATCAGGCGTTCGAGCAGATGTCTCTGCAAGGGAGATTGGTTGTGATCAGTTTTCACTCGCTGGAAGATCGCATCGTCAAGCAGTATATGGCTTCCAAAGCCAAGCTGCCGCAGCCAGACCGTCGCTTACCGATTCTTGCTGTCGATTTGCCGCAACCTCAGTTAAAACTAGTCTCGCGTGTTAAGCCATCGGACGCCGAAGTGACTGCCAATCCGCGCTCACGCTCAGCCATTATGCGGGTCGGTGAGCGTCTCGCCAGCAGCGCAAAATCAGGTCTCATGACAGGTGATCAGTCATGA
- the ftsL gene encoding cell division protein FtsL, which yields MIGRVNAMLTVMLVICALALVNAQYQERQLFIELGRAQSQARQLDIEWSQLQLDQSTLGKNARIEAGARRDLNMVPLTPQRTQYLTMGAK from the coding sequence ATGATCGGGCGTGTCAACGCGATGTTGACGGTAATGCTCGTTATCTGCGCGCTGGCATTGGTCAATGCGCAATATCAGGAACGTCAGTTATTCATCGAACTGGGGCGCGCCCAAAGCCAGGCGCGGCAGCTGGATATAGAGTGGTCCCAACTACAGCTTGATCAATCTACTCTCGGCAAAAATGCCAGGATCGAGGCCGGTGCGCGGCGTGACCTGAATATGGTGCCATTGACGCCGCAGCGCACCCAGTACTTAACGATGGGGGCCAAATGA
- a CDS encoding penicillin-binding protein 2: protein MTRNPPRTAASKGMPFTASPVLKVKLPVWRSRVVLFMLFAAFFALVARALWLQGVSTEFLQKQGASRYARTLELPATRGKITDRNGQVLASSVPVKAIWAIPDDVQQAPKEKLQALAKLLDMTQAELNKKLDSDRSFVYLKRQVEKEATDQIAKLGIAGIETRPEYKRFYPEGEVAAHVVGFTNIEDAGQDGMELSQQKTLAGATGSRRVIKDRLGRIVEDIEAVKEPHDGRDLVLSIDSKIQYIAFTQLKEMVEKSKAKAGAIVVVDAKSGEVLALANLPSYNPNDRSILTGAQLRNRVMTDTFEPGSTLKPFTVALALDTNRIQPGTTFQVPDKMTIGTATIGDSHPHGLLSMTVAQIIQKSSNLGTAQIALQMPAEEMWEMFTTVGLGQQPKFGFPGAVAGRVRPFKSWRPIEQATMSYGHGISVSLIQMAHAYTIFARNGDLIPLSFKKVTTDPIGQRVISEKTALTMRAMLERVTAPGGTAPKAQVPGYRVGGKTGTAYKIEGGKYVKKYIADFVGFAPASDPRLIVAVMIDEPSNAYRYGGDSAAPVFASVVGNALRTLNVPPDSNITDIIIPTDGPKESF from the coding sequence ATGACTCGCAACCCTCCGCGTACCGCCGCATCCAAAGGCATGCCATTTACCGCAAGCCCTGTATTGAAAGTCAAACTCCCGGTTTGGCGTTCACGCGTTGTGCTGTTTATGTTATTTGCAGCTTTTTTTGCTTTGGTGGCAAGAGCGTTATGGTTACAAGGCGTATCTACCGAATTTTTGCAAAAGCAAGGCGCTTCTCGTTATGCACGCACGCTAGAGTTGCCAGCGACGCGTGGCAAGATTACTGATCGCAACGGTCAGGTATTGGCCTCATCGGTGCCGGTCAAAGCAATCTGGGCGATTCCTGATGATGTACAGCAAGCGCCCAAAGAAAAGTTGCAAGCGCTGGCAAAATTACTTGATATGACGCAGGCCGAGTTAAATAAAAAGCTCGATTCTGATCGAAGCTTTGTCTACCTCAAGAGGCAAGTCGAGAAAGAGGCGACGGATCAGATAGCCAAGCTTGGTATTGCCGGGATCGAAACGCGTCCCGAATATAAACGCTTCTATCCTGAGGGTGAAGTAGCGGCGCACGTGGTCGGCTTTACCAATATCGAAGATGCAGGACAAGATGGGATGGAACTGTCACAACAAAAAACGCTGGCAGGAGCTACTGGTAGCCGCCGTGTTATCAAGGATCGTCTTGGTCGGATTGTCGAAGATATTGAAGCCGTCAAAGAGCCGCATGACGGTCGCGATCTTGTCTTGTCAATAGACAGCAAAATTCAGTACATTGCTTTTACTCAACTAAAAGAGATGGTTGAGAAGAGCAAAGCCAAAGCCGGAGCCATTGTAGTGGTCGACGCCAAAAGCGGCGAAGTGCTGGCACTCGCCAATCTGCCTAGTTATAATCCTAACGATCGATCAATACTCACCGGCGCGCAACTGCGCAATCGCGTGATGACCGATACTTTTGAGCCGGGATCGACGCTAAAACCATTCACGGTGGCATTGGCGCTTGATACCAATCGTATTCAACCTGGAACCACGTTCCAGGTGCCGGATAAAATGACGATCGGTACGGCAACTATCGGTGACTCACACCCGCATGGATTGCTTAGTATGACTGTTGCTCAGATTATCCAAAAATCGTCCAACCTCGGGACGGCACAAATAGCCTTGCAGATGCCAGCCGAAGAAATGTGGGAAATGTTCACCACGGTCGGTCTTGGACAGCAACCAAAATTTGGCTTCCCCGGTGCTGTCGCCGGTCGCGTCCGTCCGTTCAAATCATGGCGTCCGATTGAACAGGCAACCATGAGTTACGGCCATGGAATATCTGTATCACTGATCCAGATGGCACATGCCTATACCATTTTTGCGCGCAACGGCGACTTGATCCCGTTGTCATTCAAAAAAGTCACTACCGATCCGATTGGTCAACGCGTCATTTCTGAAAAAACGGCGTTAACCATGCGTGCAATGCTCGAAAGAGTAACTGCGCCCGGAGGTACGGCACCGAAAGCACAAGTGCCCGGATATCGTGTAGGCGGAAAAACGGGCACGGCTTACAAAATTGAAGGTGGTAAGTACGTTAAAAAGTATATTGCTGATTTCGTCGGTTTCGCTCCAGCGTCGGATCCTCGCTTAATTGTTGCTGTAATGATTGATGAGCCTAGCAACGCCTACCGTTATGGTGGTGATTCCGCTGCGCCAGTTTTTGCCAGTGTGGTGGGAAATGCATTGCGTACCTTAAATGTGCCGCCTGACTCTAATATTACCGACATCATCATTCCGACTGATGGTCCGAAGGAGAGTTTCTGA
- a CDS encoding UDP-N-acetylmuramoyl-L-alanyl-D-glutamate--2,6-diaminopimelate ligase, which produces MTIRRSPPSALNTLTKLASIQTWLEGLVTAASPTVRLVSDSRKISAGDVFFAYPGDGADGRTYIAQALEKGAVAVVFEVHQFEWNPDWTVPHLAVDGLKKLAGPIANTFYQQPDRDMSVIAVTGTNGKTSCSQWLGHALAQLGQTTGVIGTLGIGTFVPRQRAEFTVTGYTTPDAILLQTELLKLQQAGVQALAIEASSIGLDQGRLNGLHVDIALFTNFTRDHLDYHGDMATYELAKRALFEWPGLQHAVINLDDEMGLRLARQMLQEGGSAAVIGYALTDAAMESAAVLGEFPILRATAVRTSASGTAFHVVSSFGSGQIKTHLVGQFNVSNVLGILGVLLAKGVVWDTAVQALERLTAVPGRMEQFGGQDAPLIVIDYAHTPDALEKTLLTLRQVAQQRGGELWCVFGCGGDRDPGKRPQMGAVAEIADHVIVTSDNPRSEDPGQIIAQILAGMKSAATVQTQEDRAAAILRAVRKAGKADVVLLAGKGHETYQEIKGKKLPFLDADHTALALASRATMKGGPI; this is translated from the coding sequence ATGACTATCAGACGATCCCCGCCATCTGCGTTAAACACACTAACCAAGTTGGCGTCAATCCAGACATGGTTGGAAGGACTTGTAACGGCGGCATCTCCGACAGTCCGACTAGTCTCCGATTCACGAAAAATAAGTGCCGGAGATGTGTTTTTTGCCTACCCCGGCGATGGCGCCGACGGCCGTACATACATTGCCCAAGCCTTGGAAAAGGGCGCTGTTGCAGTTGTATTTGAAGTACACCAATTCGAATGGAATCCGGATTGGACCGTTCCGCATCTGGCTGTAGATGGCCTGAAAAAACTCGCAGGCCCGATAGCGAATACCTTTTATCAGCAGCCTGACCGCGATATGAGCGTTATTGCCGTGACCGGAACCAATGGCAAGACCTCGTGCAGTCAATGGCTGGGCCACGCATTGGCACAGCTCGGGCAAACGACTGGCGTCATCGGCACGCTCGGAATTGGTACTTTTGTACCGCGCCAACGTGCTGAATTTACGGTTACCGGCTATACCACGCCTGATGCGATTCTTTTACAGACTGAACTGTTGAAGCTGCAACAAGCGGGCGTGCAGGCGCTGGCGATTGAAGCCTCCTCTATCGGGCTGGATCAAGGTCGCCTCAATGGCCTGCATGTCGATATTGCTTTGTTCACTAATTTCACCCGTGATCATCTCGACTATCACGGCGATATGGCAACTTACGAGTTAGCTAAGCGCGCACTTTTTGAATGGCCGGGTTTGCAACACGCTGTGATCAACCTTGACGATGAGATGGGTTTGCGTCTGGCGCGGCAAATGCTACAAGAAGGCGGTTCGGCAGCCGTTATTGGTTATGCCTTGACGGATGCGGCGATGGAAAGTGCTGCCGTTTTAGGTGAATTTCCGATACTGCGCGCGACGGCAGTACGCACCAGCGCCAGCGGTACGGCTTTTCACGTCGTCTCATCATTCGGTTCAGGCCAGATTAAAACGCATCTGGTTGGCCAGTTTAACGTCAGTAACGTGCTAGGTATTTTAGGCGTTTTGCTTGCCAAAGGAGTCGTATGGGATACCGCGGTCCAAGCGCTTGAGCGGTTAACCGCTGTTCCCGGACGCATGGAGCAATTTGGTGGTCAGGATGCGCCATTGATTGTGATTGATTACGCGCATACTCCAGATGCATTGGAAAAAACATTACTTACATTGCGTCAGGTCGCACAGCAACGTGGCGGTGAGTTGTGGTGCGTATTCGGTTGTGGCGGAGATCGCGATCCGGGCAAGCGGCCGCAGATGGGTGCCGTTGCAGAGATTGCCGATCATGTGATCGTCACCAGCGACAATCCGCGCAGCGAAGATCCGGGCCAGATCATTGCACAGATTCTTGCAGGGATGAAATCAGCGGCAACCGTTCAAACGCAGGAAGATCGGGCGGCGGCGATTCTGCGCGCTGTGCGCAAGGCGGGTAAAGCGGATGTAGTGTTGTTGGCTGGCAAAGGCCATGAAACCTATCAGGAAATAAAAGGAAAGAAATTACCATTTTTGGATGCTGATCATACGGCCCTGGCGTTGGCGTCACGTGCCACGATGAAAGGTGGCCCGATATGA
- a CDS encoding UDP-N-acetylmuramoyl-tripeptide--D-alanyl-D-alanine ligase produces the protein MIKIPFTASVDDLQSWLQSWQQTVSLASINGSGSVAAGDIAITGLTTDSRAVVPGNLFVALRGERFDAHDFLDQVIAQGAAALIVERAPTNLSVPALIVADTRNALGAIANGWRRQFSLPLIAVTGSNGKTTVKEMIAAILAAAFGVDGYLSTRGNFNNEIGVPLTLQRLDASHRAAVIELGMNHPGEIAVLAAIAAPTVGLVNNAQREHQEFMASVEAVALENGAVMSALSDGGIAVFPADDPFTPLWRGLTADKGGGVRSLTFGFSADADVHCTYQPTAFGSILHVTTPKQTFAVRLDAAGEHNVRNALAAIACTLAIGIEISAIQQGLESFVPVSGRLQRKQAQHAGYAGALVIDDTYNANPDSVRAAIDVLAQSAPPRLLILGDMGEVGNDGPAFHQEIGEYAQQRGITHLLTLGALAIDATKAFGVSAQHFEDIAALIATADSLMTPATTVLVKGSRFMKMERVVAHLVSAPGVRDLSTPSSSSSPQETH, from the coding sequence ATGATCAAGATTCCGTTTACTGCATCAGTCGATGATCTGCAATCCTGGCTGCAGTCCTGGCAACAGACAGTGAGTCTTGCCAGTATTAATGGCAGCGGCAGCGTTGCCGCTGGCGACATTGCCATCACCGGCTTAACAACCGATAGCCGGGCTGTCGTGCCGGGAAACCTGTTTGTCGCCTTACGCGGAGAGCGCTTCGATGCGCACGATTTTTTGGATCAGGTTATAGCGCAAGGTGCAGCAGCATTAATCGTTGAGCGTGCGCCGACCAATTTATCCGTACCTGCGCTGATCGTGGCAGATACGCGCAATGCACTTGGCGCGATTGCTAATGGGTGGCGTCGACAATTCTCTTTGCCACTGATCGCCGTAACCGGCAGCAATGGCAAAACCACGGTCAAGGAGATGATCGCCGCGATTTTGGCTGCCGCGTTCGGTGTTGACGGTTATCTGTCCACACGTGGTAATTTCAATAACGAAATAGGTGTGCCGCTCACCCTGCAACGGCTGGATGCCAGCCACCGGGCGGCGGTGATCGAATTGGGAATGAATCACCCCGGCGAAATAGCGGTACTCGCTGCTATTGCCGCGCCAACGGTTGGACTGGTGAATAATGCGCAGCGCGAACACCAGGAGTTCATGGCCAGTGTCGAAGCCGTGGCTTTAGAAAATGGCGCGGTAATGAGTGCCTTATCAGATGGCGGGATTGCAGTTTTCCCTGCCGATGATCCTTTTACGCCACTGTGGCGCGGGCTTACTGCTGACAAAGGTGGAGGCGTGCGGTCGCTGACCTTTGGCTTTTCTGCTGATGCCGATGTGCACTGTACTTATCAACCAACGGCATTTGGCAGCATCTTACACGTCACAACACCTAAACAAACGTTCGCGGTACGACTCGATGCAGCTGGTGAACACAATGTGCGGAATGCACTGGCCGCCATTGCTTGCACATTGGCTATCGGTATTGAAATATCGGCGATTCAGCAAGGACTGGAATCGTTTGTCCCGGTCAGTGGTCGCTTGCAGCGCAAACAAGCACAACATGCCGGGTATGCGGGGGCGTTAGTTATTGATGATACTTACAATGCCAATCCGGATTCGGTACGCGCTGCAATTGACGTACTGGCGCAATCTGCCCCGCCGCGATTGTTGATACTGGGTGATATGGGTGAAGTCGGTAACGACGGTCCTGCATTCCATCAGGAAATCGGAGAATATGCCCAGCAACGCGGAATTACCCATTTACTGACGCTGGGTGCGCTAGCAATTGATGCCACTAAAGCTTTCGGCGTATCAGCGCAACATTTCGAAGATATCGCGGCATTGATTGCCACTGCCGACTCACTCATGACGCCCGCCACAACGGTACTCGTCAAAGGCTCTCGCTTCATGAAAATGGAGCGTGTCGTCGCGCATCTGGTCAGCGCACCTGGCGTCAGGGATTTATCAACACCGTCATCATCGTCATCACCACAGGAGACGCACTAA
- the mraY gene encoding phospho-N-acetylmuramoyl-pentapeptide-transferase, producing MLLWLAQIFQQDHSFLRVFNFLTFRAVFATLTALAIGLIAGPGVIRMLARLKVGQAVRTDGPQTHLIKSGTPTMGGVLILIAIGISTLLWSDLSNRFVWIVLLVTFGFGAIGWVDDYRKVVYKDPNGMRSREKYFWQSLIGIVAAICLAFSVSGATNMQVWDLFVAWIKSGLSMDLPPKADLIVPFFKTVSYPLGVWGFMALTYFVIVGTSNAVNLTDGLDGLAIMPTVLVGAALGVFAYLTGNYTFARYLLIPHIPGAGELLIFCGAMAGAGLAFLWYNAYPAQVFMGDVGALALGGALGTVAVIVRQEILLFIMGGIFVVETLSVMLQVIYFKYTKKRFGIGRRVLLMAPLHHHYEQKGWKETQVVVRFWIITMMLVLFGLSTLKLR from the coding sequence ATGCTGCTTTGGCTAGCGCAAATTTTTCAGCAGGATCATAGTTTTCTGCGCGTATTTAATTTTCTCACTTTCCGTGCGGTCTTTGCGACGCTGACGGCTTTAGCGATCGGCTTGATTGCAGGACCCGGCGTGATTCGTATGCTGGCGCGCCTGAAGGTTGGTCAGGCAGTGCGCACCGATGGTCCGCAAACACATTTGATCAAATCCGGCACACCAACGATGGGTGGCGTGCTCATTCTGATTGCGATTGGCATTTCGACGTTGTTGTGGAGTGATTTGAGTAATCGCTTTGTCTGGATCGTATTGTTAGTAACGTTCGGGTTCGGTGCAATAGGTTGGGTCGATGACTATCGCAAGGTCGTCTATAAAGATCCAAATGGCATGCGTTCGCGTGAAAAATATTTCTGGCAATCGCTGATCGGTATTGTGGCAGCGATCTGCCTGGCATTTTCGGTTTCCGGCGCAACCAATATGCAAGTCTGGGATTTGTTTGTGGCTTGGATTAAATCTGGATTGAGTATGGATCTGCCGCCGAAAGCAGATTTGATTGTGCCATTTTTTAAGACCGTCAGTTATCCGTTGGGTGTATGGGGCTTCATGGCACTGACGTATTTTGTCATCGTCGGGACCAGCAATGCAGTCAATCTGACTGACGGTCTTGATGGTTTGGCGATTATGCCGACTGTCCTCGTCGGCGCGGCGCTGGGTGTCTTTGCTTATTTAACCGGTAATTACACTTTTGCACGATATCTGCTAATTCCGCATATTCCTGGGGCTGGTGAATTACTGATTTTTTGCGGTGCAATGGCTGGCGCAGGACTTGCGTTTCTTTGGTACAACGCTTACCCGGCCCAAGTCTTCATGGGCGATGTTGGCGCACTTGCTTTGGGTGGCGCACTCGGCACAGTTGCCGTCATTGTGCGGCAAGAAATATTGCTATTCATCATGGGTGGCATCTTCGTCGTAGAAACGCTATCGGTGATGTTGCAAGTGATTTATTTCAAATACACAAAGAAGCGTTTTGGTATTGGACGTCGCGTCTTGTTGATGGCGCCGTTGCATCACCATTATGAGCAAAAAGGCTGGAAAGAAACACAGGTGGTCGTCCGCTTCTGGATCATCACGATGATGTTAGTGTTGTTTGGTTTATCCACGTTGAAGTTAAGGTAA
- the murD gene encoding UDP-N-acetylmuramoyl-L-alanine--D-glutamate ligase, giving the protein MNYIGKHVLVLGLGESGLAMALWLARCGATLRIADTRDAPERLQQLLQAVPDVEFVGGVEDGRFNPLLLDGIDFAAVSPGLVPDAELKDIIPAALLAEIPVWGEIELFAQALAALRESQEYHPKVIAITGTNGKTTVTSLTGLLCQRSGLTVQVAGNISPAALDVLRTALDTETLPQAWVLELSSFQLHTTYSLQADVATVLNVTQDHLDWHGEMAAYVGDKARIFGENTLRVLNRDDPIVMKMADATSITFGVDEPDKANCFGLTNENGMQWLVVASEVAEETEKKRGKKHQVEALPISIKRLMPADALRIRGQHNAANALAALALGRAIGLPFASLLHGLREYRGEPHRVELVASIDGVEYYDDSKGTNVGATVAALNGLGRGPDGGASANRLVLIAGGDGKGQDFTPIAEPLARYGRALVLIGRDADAIRHAVNSELLAAGIDIVDCDTLEQAVQRAAELAHAGDAVLLSPACASLDMFRNYAHRAEVFVAEVRELALARGEVSL; this is encoded by the coding sequence ATGAATTACATCGGCAAACATGTTCTGGTGCTGGGCTTGGGTGAGTCGGGACTGGCAATGGCATTGTGGCTAGCGCGCTGCGGGGCCACGCTGCGCATCGCTGATACGCGCGATGCGCCTGAGCGTTTACAGCAATTGCTGCAGGCGGTTCCTGATGTTGAGTTTGTGGGTGGCGTCGAAGATGGCAGATTCAATCCTTTGCTTTTAGACGGCATCGATTTTGCCGCAGTAAGTCCAGGTCTGGTACCGGACGCGGAGTTGAAAGACATCATTCCGGCGGCCTTGCTCGCCGAAATTCCTGTGTGGGGAGAAATTGAACTCTTCGCCCAAGCGCTGGCAGCTTTGCGTGAAAGTCAGGAATATCACCCGAAAGTGATCGCCATCACTGGCACTAACGGCAAAACCACGGTGACCAGTCTGACCGGTTTGCTATGTCAACGATCAGGTTTAACTGTACAGGTCGCAGGTAATATCAGCCCTGCTGCATTGGATGTTTTGCGCACCGCTTTGGATACGGAAACTTTGCCGCAAGCATGGGTATTGGAGTTATCCAGTTTTCAGTTGCACACCACTTATAGTTTGCAAGCGGATGTGGCAACAGTATTAAACGTGACCCAGGATCATCTCGACTGGCATGGCGAGATGGCGGCTTATGTTGGAGACAAGGCACGCATTTTCGGCGAAAACACACTTCGTGTTTTGAATCGTGACGATCCAATCGTCATGAAAATGGCCGACGCCACCAGCATTACCTTTGGTGTTGATGAGCCGGATAAGGCGAATTGTTTTGGCTTGACCAATGAGAACGGCATGCAATGGTTAGTGGTGGCTTCCGAGGTCGCAGAAGAAACTGAAAAGAAACGTGGAAAGAAGCATCAGGTCGAAGCATTGCCCATCAGTATCAAGCGCTTGATGCCAGCCGATGCCTTGCGGATTCGTGGTCAGCATAATGCCGCCAATGCATTAGCGGCTCTGGCTTTAGGGCGAGCGATCGGTTTGCCATTTGCCTCGCTGTTGCACGGTTTGCGTGAATACCGTGGCGAACCACATCGAGTGGAGTTGGTCGCCAGTATTGACGGCGTTGAGTATTACGACGACAGCAAAGGCACTAACGTTGGCGCTACTGTTGCTGCCCTTAATGGTTTAGGGCGCGGACCCGACGGCGGTGCCAGCGCGAACCGGTTGGTTTTGATCGCGGGCGGTGACGGCAAAGGACAAGACTTTACCCCGATTGCAGAACCATTAGCGCGTTATGGACGGGCGCTGGTGTTGATTGGTCGCGATGCCGATGCGATTCGCCATGCGGTCAACAGCGAACTGCTGGCCGCCGGAATCGATATCGTCGATTGCGATACGTTGGAGCAAGCGGTGCAACGTGCTGCTGAGCTTGCGCATGCTGGTGATGCAGTGTTGTTGTCACCGGCGTGCGCCAGCCTCGACATGTTCCGCAATTATGCGCACCGTGCTGAGGTGTTCGTGGCTGAAGTGCGCGAACTGGCATTGGCACGTGGCGAGGTAAGCTTATGA
- the ftsW gene encoding putative lipid II flippase FtsW produces MKFAFPFFLGSSDKSAEKPRAPVSPIPARARSVDGMKPGIQRSKMMEYDQPLVWVVVLLMLLGLVMVYSASIALPDSPKYASYKSYNFLLRQAIFICVSMVAGFVTFRIRIATWQRWAPYLFVITLVLLAMVLVPGLGKGVNGAKRWLSFRVFNLQPSELMKLFIVLYAANYTVRKQEVMHKLTKGFLPMTAAVGVVGLLLMLEPDLGALGVIVCIAMGILFLGGINGIWFGGITAMLAVMFSMVIWLSPWRRERIFAYLNPWDQDNALGKAYQLSHSLIAFGRGEIFGVGLGASVEKLHYLPEAHTDFLLAVIGEELGFVGVLVVVMMFYWIIKRAFEIGRQAIAMEQVFAGLTAKGIGIWIGVQTFINMGVNLGLLPTKGLTLPLMSYGGSGVLINCIGLAILLRIDYENRVMMRGGRQ; encoded by the coding sequence ATGAAATTCGCATTCCCATTCTTTTTAGGGAGTAGCGATAAGTCTGCGGAAAAGCCGCGGGCACCAGTTTCACCTATTCCTGCTCGTGCACGTTCTGTCGATGGCATGAAGCCGGGCATTCAGCGTTCAAAAATGATGGAGTACGACCAACCGCTGGTGTGGGTCGTGGTGTTGTTGATGTTGCTTGGTCTGGTAATGGTGTATTCGGCTTCTATCGCGTTACCGGATTCGCCTAAATATGCGAGCTACAAAAGTTATAACTTCTTGCTCCGTCAGGCAATTTTTATCTGCGTTTCTATGGTCGCAGGGTTTGTGACGTTTCGTATTCGTATCGCCACGTGGCAACGTTGGGCGCCCTATTTGTTTGTGATTACGTTGGTATTGCTGGCGATGGTATTGGTGCCCGGGTTAGGTAAGGGCGTCAACGGTGCCAAACGCTGGCTCTCGTTTCGCGTCTTTAATTTGCAGCCGTCGGAATTAATGAAGCTGTTCATCGTCCTCTATGCCGCCAACTATACCGTGCGCAAACAAGAGGTGATGCATAAGTTGACTAAAGGTTTCTTACCGATGACGGCAGCCGTCGGCGTGGTGGGACTATTGCTGATGTTGGAGCCAGATCTTGGCGCACTCGGTGTAATCGTCTGCATTGCAATGGGGATTTTATTTTTAGGCGGCATTAACGGGATTTGGTTCGGCGGTATTACAGCGATGCTGGCCGTGATGTTTTCGATGGTGATCTGGTTGTCACCATGGCGTCGAGAACGGATTTTCGCTTACTTGAATCCATGGGATCAAGACAATGCTTTAGGCAAGGCATACCAACTGTCGCATTCCTTGATTGCGTTTGGGCGTGGCGAAATATTCGGCGTCGGGCTTGGTGCCAGCGTTGAAAAATTACATTATTTGCCGGAAGCGCACACCGACTTCTTGCTGGCAGTGATTGGTGAAGAACTCGGTTTTGTTGGTGTGCTGGTAGTGGTGATGATGTTTTATTGGATCATCAAGCGTGCCTTTGAAATCGGCCGTCAGGCGATCGCCATGGAGCAGGTTTTTGCCGGATTGACTGCCAAAGGTATCGGTATTTGGATCGGTGTGCAGACATTTATTAACATGGGCGTCAATCTGGGTTTGTTACCGACTAAAGGATTGACGTTGCCGCTGATGAGTTACGGCGGATCAGGTGTCTTGATTAATTGTATTGGGTTGGCGATTTTGTTGAGAATTGATTACGAGAATAGAGTCATGATGCGCGGGGGGCGGCAATGA